One stretch of Aquimarina sp. Aq107 DNA includes these proteins:
- a CDS encoding TetR/AcrR family transcriptional regulator, translating into MGRKSIHRERKDKTKKVEQWTQAILPKLSTMPLGELTIDDLAVLMNKSKSTIYQYFVTKEEIFEYITQVRIDRLKAYKNEISGELSTINYHYETLAKILAEGVKDISPFYLKQLQIHYPTAWSIVNDFLQGLLKDLKHFYVLGIENKMFKTVSPELLIKLDEYFIMQLITDHTFFNNNQQTLESAIKEYMYIKFEGLVSR; encoded by the coding sequence ATGGGAAGAAAATCAATTCATCGAGAAAGAAAAGATAAAACCAAAAAGGTTGAACAATGGACTCAAGCAATACTTCCTAAATTGAGCACTATGCCTCTTGGAGAGCTTACTATTGACGATCTAGCAGTATTGATGAACAAAAGCAAGTCTACAATTTACCAGTATTTTGTAACTAAAGAAGAAATCTTTGAATACATCACGCAGGTTCGTATTGATCGTCTTAAAGCTTATAAAAATGAAATCTCTGGAGAACTATCTACCATAAATTACCATTATGAAACTTTAGCAAAGATCCTTGCAGAAGGAGTAAAAGATATTTCTCCTTTTTATCTAAAGCAATTACAAATTCATTATCCTACTGCTTGGAGTATTGTTAATGATTTTCTGCAAGGCTTGTTAAAAGACCTAAAGCACTTTTATGTTTTGGGGATAGAGAATAAAATGTTTAAAACAGTTTCGCCTGAATTATTAATCAAACTTGACGAATATTTTATCATGCAACTTATTACTGATCATACTTTCTTTAATAATAATCAGCAAACTTTAGAATCTGCGATTAAGGAATATATGTATATAAAATTTGAAGGTTTAGTATCAAGATAA
- a CDS encoding putative signal transducing protein yields MFPESEYERVYTGSLINIQFLQNILQDSGINSITRDDMKSGMAAGFGGGIPHHIQLFVKKIDVEEAVPIIEKSLS; encoded by the coding sequence ATGTTTCCAGAAAGTGAATATGAAAGAGTATACACAGGAAGTCTAATTAACATACAATTTCTTCAGAATATATTGCAGGACAGTGGTATTAATTCTATTACTAGAGACGATATGAAATCAGGAATGGCTGCTGGTTTTGGTGGAGGAATTCCTCATCATATCCAACTTTTTGTTAAAAAGATAGATGTAGAAGAAGCAGTTCCTATTATAGAAAAAAGTTTGTCATAA
- a CDS encoding fatty acid desaturase yields the protein MKNQAVWQKYSGKVAWPTIILFSVLCIGYILLWNFYLLGLSSIWTSIIGAVIAYGMFTIAHEASHGNISGGVQSFVKLEKALGWVSSFFLLFPFSAFVVIHLRHHAHTNDPVNDPDHYVNGSNPLSIFFRCLTLIGYYFELALGKHSKKNEAMNKIRGQSILFLFFLTTILSAVIFLGYGSALFFVFILSALIAAPVLAFSFDWLPHYPHNNLSRYHNTRIITIPGLEFLSLYQSYHLIHHLHPRIPFYKYRSCFLDMESELLEKQSVIEGYRDQDLKLLDKKNTYADIQLGKKWNYVLEVEEVYRETSNTIKLVFKNLDQIPFLYEAGQYIVISDLVNGYLISRCYSICEDPVTGKLAVAIKRITGGKLSNHLVNTIKKKDKLRVSGPFGKFLLPKSISKPFVFIAGGSGITPIISMIKSALRTSEEKVTLLYGSRSKEEVIFDQELKELSLRYPNRLDILLTFEILNADLQHKYLSKLWVDSCFYICGPSAMMEASKKVLSKLGVLDNLIKVEEFSQNFSELSGVKRRIDIKMSGNHFSFNTDSSETILQGSMKTKNVLPHACKMGDCGTCKALLIKGEVNWKSKEDIVLLNNEINQGYILTCMCTPQTDIILKV from the coding sequence GTGAAAAATCAAGCAGTTTGGCAAAAATATTCTGGAAAAGTAGCTTGGCCAACTATAATTTTGTTTTCCGTTTTATGTATTGGATATATTCTGCTTTGGAATTTTTATTTGTTAGGCCTCTCGTCAATATGGACCTCCATTATTGGAGCTGTAATAGCTTACGGGATGTTTACAATTGCCCACGAAGCAAGTCATGGTAATATTTCTGGAGGAGTTCAGTCGTTTGTAAAATTAGAAAAAGCCTTGGGTTGGGTATCTAGTTTCTTTTTGTTATTTCCTTTTTCTGCATTCGTAGTGATACATCTTAGGCATCATGCACATACAAATGATCCAGTAAATGATCCAGATCATTATGTTAATGGTAGTAACCCTTTGTCAATTTTCTTTCGTTGTCTAACATTGATTGGCTATTATTTCGAATTGGCGTTAGGTAAGCACAGTAAAAAGAACGAAGCAATGAACAAAATTAGAGGTCAATCTATTTTATTTTTATTTTTTCTGACTACGATCTTAAGCGCTGTGATTTTTTTGGGATATGGAAGTGCGTTGTTTTTTGTTTTTATTTTATCAGCACTTATTGCGGCACCAGTATTAGCTTTTTCTTTTGATTGGTTACCACATTATCCGCATAATAATTTAAGTAGGTATCATAATACGCGCATTATTACGATTCCAGGCTTAGAGTTTTTATCACTATACCAAAGTTATCATCTAATACATCATTTACACCCTAGAATACCCTTTTATAAATATAGAAGTTGCTTTCTGGATATGGAATCCGAATTATTAGAAAAACAATCTGTGATTGAGGGTTATAGAGACCAGGATTTAAAATTGTTAGACAAAAAAAACACATATGCAGATATTCAATTAGGAAAAAAATGGAATTATGTTTTAGAGGTGGAAGAAGTATACCGAGAAACATCGAACACTATAAAACTTGTCTTCAAAAATTTAGACCAGATTCCTTTTCTTTATGAAGCTGGTCAATATATAGTCATTTCAGACTTAGTTAATGGATATTTAATAAGTAGATGTTATTCTATTTGTGAGGATCCTGTTACAGGAAAGCTTGCAGTAGCTATAAAAAGAATAACAGGAGGAAAGTTGTCTAATCATTTAGTAAATACTATTAAGAAGAAAGATAAGCTAAGAGTTTCTGGTCCATTTGGTAAGTTTTTATTGCCAAAAAGTATTAGTAAACCATTTGTTTTTATTGCCGGCGGAAGCGGTATTACACCTATCATATCTATGATCAAATCTGCTTTAAGGACTTCAGAAGAAAAGGTGACATTGCTTTATGGATCTAGGAGTAAAGAAGAAGTAATATTTGATCAAGAACTTAAAGAGCTTTCTTTACGCTATCCAAACCGTTTAGATATATTATTAACTTTCGAAATATTGAATGCGGATTTACAACATAAATATTTATCAAAGTTATGGGTAGATTCCTGTTTTTATATCTGTGGTCCATCGGCTATGATGGAGGCTTCTAAGAAAGTGTTAAGTAAGCTTGGTGTTTTGGATAATTTAATTAAAGTAGAAGAGTTTTCTCAGAACTTTAGTGAACTTTCTGGTGTAAAACGTCGGATTGATATAAAGATGAGTGGTAATCATTTTTCGTTTAACACCGATAGTTCTGAGACAATATTACAAGGGTCGATGAAAACTAAAAATGTATTACCACATGCCTGTAAAATGGGAGATTGTGGTACTTGTAAGGCTTTATTGATAAAAGGAGAAGTAAACTGGAAATCTAAGGAAGATATAGTTCTTTTAAATAATGAAATAAATCAAGGATATATACTTACTTGTATGTGTACTCCACAAACCGATATAATATTAAAAGTATGA
- a CDS encoding DUF2911 domain-containing protein — translation MKQSKLIGAFFVSALMLLSIPINAQLKTPEASQRAQVTQRVGITDITIDYGRPSVKEREVWGKLVPYGYNNLGFGTSKAAPWRAGANQNTTIEFSHDVKIEGKDIKAGLYGLHVALKEGGGATVIFSRNSSSWGSYFYDEKEDALRVDVQTKEVGHTETLLFLFPSFDATSTIAALRWEKKEIPFKIEVDVDDIVMKGVKDDLRSNAGFTQSNWDNAANYAFNSGDLDQALDWVNASISGNFFSKETFGNLSLKSRILAKQGKTAEAMEIVDKAVTKGNASQVFQLGNGLIGQGQKEKALEVLKSNVKNNNGAWPSNYGLARAYSATGDYKNAVKSMNNAMSKAPERFKGRLSGELEKLKKGEDIN, via the coding sequence ATGAAACAATCTAAACTTATAGGAGCATTTTTTGTGAGTGCATTAATGTTATTATCGATTCCGATAAATGCTCAATTAAAAACTCCAGAAGCAAGTCAGCGGGCTCAAGTCACTCAAAGAGTTGGAATAACAGATATTACTATTGATTATGGTAGACCAAGTGTAAAAGAACGTGAGGTTTGGGGTAAACTAGTTCCTTATGGATATAATAATTTAGGATTTGGAACATCTAAAGCGGCGCCTTGGAGAGCAGGAGCTAATCAGAATACTACTATAGAATTTTCGCATGATGTAAAAATAGAAGGAAAAGATATTAAAGCAGGACTTTATGGACTTCATGTTGCTTTAAAAGAAGGAGGTGGGGCAACAGTCATATTTTCTAGGAACTCATCATCGTGGGGGAGTTATTTTTATGATGAAAAAGAAGATGCTTTGCGTGTAGATGTACAAACTAAAGAAGTAGGGCATACAGAAACGTTATTATTTTTATTTCCTTCTTTTGATGCTACTAGTACTATCGCGGCTTTACGGTGGGAAAAGAAAGAAATTCCGTTTAAGATAGAGGTAGACGTTGATGATATTGTAATGAAAGGGGTTAAAGATGATCTTAGAAGTAATGCTGGATTTACGCAATCAAACTGGGATAATGCAGCTAATTATGCTTTTAATTCTGGAGATTTAGACCAAGCACTTGATTGGGTAAATGCCTCTATAAGTGGTAATTTCTTTAGTAAAGAAACTTTTGGTAACCTTTCTCTAAAGTCTAGAATTTTAGCAAAACAAGGAAAGACAGCAGAGGCAATGGAAATAGTAGATAAGGCAGTAACAAAAGGAAACGCTTCTCAGGTATTTCAATTAGGGAATGGTCTTATCGGTCAAGGGCAAAAGGAAAAAGCTTTGGAAGTTTTGAAAAGTAATGTAAAAAATAATAATGGTGCTTGGCCATCTAATTATGGATTAGCTAGAGCTTACTCGGCAACAGGAGATTATAAAAATGCAGTTAAATCAATGAATAATGCTATGAGTAAAGCTCCTGAAAGATTTAAAGGAAGATTATCTGGAGAATTAGAAAAACTAAAAAAAGGAGAGGATATTAATTAA
- a CDS encoding TlpA disulfide reductase family protein gives MIRVNFLNYTAKLFFLIFLISLASCKKEEKSNNELFLKSGLWKASLAVQDDKELPFLFEVFEDQTLKIFNAEEIIDVDEVSIKGDSIFIKFPVFEGYVAAKFQDSMTISGSFIKESLDRIVPFKADFGVRDRFEVTSKPAANIKGNWESVFSPETPEDRYIAKGIFKQNGNVVTGTFRTTTGDYRFLEGVLNNNKLELSAFDGAHAFLFTAQVTDSTMSGHFYSGNHWKEPFTAKRNEQYELPSADSLTFIKEGYDKLEFSFPDAKGNQVSLNDERFKGKVTMVQIMGTWCPNCMDETKYYVDYYNKNKDKDIAFVALAFEYAKTSEKAFKSIERLRTKLKVEYPILLAQYGTSDKEKAQEKLPMLNHILSYPTTIFIDKKGEIRKIHTGFNGPATGQKYIEYKDELEGFVNQLLKE, from the coding sequence ATGATAAGAGTTAATTTCCTTAATTATACAGCTAAATTATTTTTTTTGATATTTTTAATAAGTTTAGCCTCTTGCAAAAAAGAAGAGAAATCAAATAATGAATTATTCCTTAAAAGTGGCCTTTGGAAGGCTTCTTTAGCAGTTCAAGATGATAAAGAATTGCCTTTTCTATTTGAAGTTTTTGAAGATCAAACATTGAAAATTTTTAATGCAGAAGAAATAATTGATGTTGATGAGGTGAGTATTAAAGGAGATTCTATATTTATTAAATTCCCAGTTTTTGAAGGTTATGTAGCTGCGAAATTTCAGGATTCTATGACGATTTCGGGAAGTTTTATAAAAGAAAGTTTGGATAGAATCGTGCCTTTTAAAGCAGATTTTGGTGTTAGAGATAGGTTTGAAGTAACCTCAAAACCTGCTGCTAATATAAAAGGAAATTGGGAATCGGTTTTTAGCCCCGAGACTCCAGAAGATAGATATATAGCTAAAGGTATTTTTAAGCAAAACGGAAATGTCGTAACCGGAACTTTTAGAACGACAACGGGAGATTACCGATTTTTAGAAGGAGTTCTTAATAATAATAAATTAGAACTATCAGCTTTTGATGGAGCTCATGCCTTTCTATTTACGGCACAAGTTACGGATAGCACAATGAGTGGTCATTTTTATTCTGGAAATCATTGGAAAGAACCTTTTACAGCCAAACGTAATGAACAGTATGAATTACCTTCTGCAGATTCTTTAACTTTTATCAAAGAAGGATATGATAAACTAGAGTTTAGTTTTCCAGACGCTAAAGGAAATCAAGTTTCTTTAAATGATGAACGTTTTAAAGGAAAAGTAACGATGGTACAAATCATGGGAACTTGGTGTCCTAATTGTATGGATGAAACCAAATACTATGTAGATTATTATAATAAAAATAAGGATAAAGATATAGCATTTGTAGCATTAGCATTTGAGTATGCTAAAACTTCAGAAAAAGCATTTAAATCGATAGAAAGGCTTCGAACAAAATTAAAAGTAGAATACCCTATTCTTTTAGCGCAGTATGGAACATCAGATAAAGAAAAGGCACAAGAGAAATTACCAATGCTCAATCATATTTTATCATACCCAACTACAATTTTTATAGATAAAAAAGGAGAAATTCGTAAGATTCACACTGGGTTTAATGGCCCTGCCACTGGTCAAAAGTATATTGAGTATAAGGATGAGTTAGAAGGTTTTGTTAATCAGCTGTTAAAAGAATAA
- a CDS encoding GMC oxidoreductase gives MNIEKEYDYVIIGSGFGGSVSALRLSEKGYKVLVIEKGKWYKPKDFPKSNWNLRKWLWVPLLRWYGIMKMSFFKHVVVISGTGVGGGSLVYANTLPVPKRDFFTSGSWKELADWQLELEPFYQTALTMLGAQKNPYLFDGDKALKELADKMNIKEEFSKTDVAVFFGTPDKKVPDPYFDGKGPDRTGCNFCGGCMTGCRVGAKNTLDKNYLYLAQQLGATVLAENEVFDVIHSSDEYLVRFKSSTKLFSSKKEVRAKGVIFSGGVLGTVKLLLKLKKKSLTKLSDYLGSDIRTNNESLISVTNLNGKKDMSKGVAIGSILNTDENSHLEIVRYAKGSGFWRLSHLPLTHGKNAVVRVTKMVISFISNPLSYLRLYTTKDWSKSTAILLFMQTLDSTLKFKRNSLGLMNTSVTEGKKPSAFIPQSLSLAKQYSEVTEGKETVFGLEPLAGIPSTAHILGGAVMASGPEKGVIDKNNKVFGYDNMYICDGSMISANPGVNPSLSITAITERAMSKIPKK, from the coding sequence ATGAATATTGAAAAAGAATATGATTATGTAATAATTGGTAGCGGTTTCGGAGGATCAGTTAGTGCATTACGCCTTTCAGAAAAAGGATATAAAGTTTTGGTTATCGAAAAAGGAAAATGGTATAAACCGAAAGATTTTCCTAAATCAAATTGGAATCTTAGAAAATGGTTATGGGTTCCTCTTTTGAGATGGTACGGGATTATGAAGATGTCTTTTTTTAAACACGTGGTAGTAATTTCTGGTACAGGAGTAGGAGGAGGTTCGTTGGTTTATGCTAATACATTACCGGTTCCTAAAAGAGATTTTTTTACATCAGGTAGTTGGAAGGAATTGGCGGACTGGCAGTTAGAATTAGAGCCTTTTTATCAAACAGCATTAACCATGCTAGGTGCTCAGAAAAACCCATATTTGTTCGATGGAGATAAGGCACTTAAAGAGTTGGCTGATAAAATGAATATTAAAGAAGAATTTTCTAAAACAGATGTAGCTGTTTTTTTTGGAACTCCTGATAAAAAAGTACCTGATCCATATTTTGATGGAAAAGGTCCTGATCGTACTGGGTGTAATTTTTGTGGTGGCTGTATGACTGGATGTAGAGTTGGAGCAAAAAATACATTAGATAAGAATTATTTATACCTAGCACAGCAATTAGGAGCTACTGTTCTAGCAGAGAATGAAGTTTTCGATGTGATTCATTCTTCAGATGAATACTTAGTAAGGTTTAAATCATCTACTAAGCTTTTCAGTTCTAAAAAAGAAGTGAGAGCTAAAGGCGTTATTTTCTCTGGAGGCGTTTTAGGTACCGTAAAATTATTGTTAAAGCTAAAGAAGAAATCTTTAACGAAGTTATCGGATTATTTGGGATCAGATATCAGAACTAATAATGAAAGTTTGATCAGTGTAACAAACCTGAATGGTAAAAAAGATATGTCAAAAGGGGTCGCTATTGGATCGATCTTAAATACTGATGAAAATAGTCATCTAGAAATTGTTAGATATGCTAAAGGTTCCGGATTTTGGCGATTATCACATTTACCTTTAACTCACGGTAAAAATGCAGTTGTTCGGGTTACTAAAATGGTTATAAGTTTTATAAGTAATCCTTTGTCTTATCTTAGATTGTATACTACTAAAGATTGGAGTAAGAGTACAGCTATTCTTTTGTTTATGCAAACACTAGACAGTACTTTGAAATTTAAAAGAAACTCCTTAGGTCTTATGAATACTAGTGTTACAGAAGGTAAAAAACCTAGTGCTTTTATACCACAATCACTTAGTTTAGCAAAACAATATTCTGAAGTTACAGAAGGTAAGGAAACTGTTTTTGGTTTAGAACCATTAGCAGGAATACCTTCTACAGCTCATATTTTAGGTGGAGCCGTAATGGCTTCTGGCCCAGAAAAAGGTGTAATCGATAAAAATAATAAGGTGTTCGGTTATGATAATATGTACATCTGTGACGGATCTATGATTTCGGCAAATCCAGGAGTAAATCCATCATTGTCCATTACTGCAATTACAGAACGTGCAATGAGTAAAATTCCCAAAAAATAA
- the pheT gene encoding phenylalanine--tRNA ligase subunit beta, with protein MKISYNWLKQFIKLDWDAEKAGELLTDLGLEVEGIETYQSVQGGLQGVVVGQVISCSQHSNADKLKVTKVDLGNGEPVQIVCGAPNVAEGQKVPVATIGTKLYDANGEEWSIKKGKIRGEESHGMICAEDELGLGKSHDGIMVLDKDIPVGTPAADIFDIENDQIFEIGLTPNRADAMSHWGTARDLKAGLQQKDINLELITPSVSNFKIENRLHKFDIEVKNPELAPRYCGVSISGLKVAESPSWLQHRLRAIGLTPKNNVVDVTNYVLHELGQPLHAFDANYIEGNKIEVKTLKAGTKFTTLDEVERELDSEDLMICDAEKPLCIAGVFGGINSGVTEKTTSIFLESAYFNPVSVRKTAKRHGLNTDASFRFERGIDPNITEYALKRAALLIQELAGGDITSEITDLYPKKTEDFQVFLSFENTTKLIGEELPQETIKDILSSLEIKVNSVTEGGLGLTIPAYRNDVQREADVIEEILRVYGYNNIKFTQKLNASISNIDKFSDHNIQNTISNQLVGQGFNEMLANSLTAPEYISLSEQLNADNNVEMLNPLSNDLAVLRQSLLFSGLEAVSYNINRKRSDLKFFEFGKTYHNYESGRIENKHLTLLVTGNKAKESWKVTQEKSDFFYLKGIIETILDRLGIKRSKTAPAKNDIFSEGVSYSLGKSKLVEFGIVKKSVLKHFSISQEVLFADFNWDIILEFARRSKIKFRDIPKFPEVKRDFALLLDNTVTFEEIHTIAKQTEKQLLKNINLFDVYEGKNLPDGKKSYAVSFTLQDEHKTLTDKQIDKIMNKLQYNFENKLGAELR; from the coding sequence ATGAAAATTTCATATAACTGGCTCAAGCAATTTATTAAGCTTGATTGGGATGCAGAAAAAGCTGGAGAATTACTAACCGATTTGGGACTTGAAGTAGAAGGAATCGAAACCTATCAAAGTGTACAAGGTGGTTTACAAGGTGTAGTAGTAGGACAAGTTATTAGTTGTTCACAACACTCTAATGCTGATAAATTAAAAGTTACCAAAGTAGATTTAGGTAATGGAGAACCCGTGCAAATTGTATGTGGTGCTCCCAATGTAGCAGAAGGTCAGAAAGTTCCTGTTGCCACTATCGGAACAAAATTATATGATGCTAATGGAGAAGAATGGTCCATAAAGAAAGGCAAGATTCGTGGAGAAGAAAGTCATGGGATGATCTGCGCTGAAGACGAATTAGGGCTAGGAAAAAGTCATGATGGAATCATGGTTTTGGACAAAGATATTCCTGTTGGGACACCTGCAGCTGATATTTTTGATATAGAAAACGATCAGATATTCGAAATAGGTTTAACACCTAATCGAGCAGACGCAATGAGTCATTGGGGTACCGCTCGAGACTTAAAAGCTGGTTTACAACAAAAGGATATCAATCTAGAGTTGATCACACCATCGGTGAGTAATTTTAAAATAGAGAACAGATTACATAAGTTTGATATTGAAGTAAAAAATCCCGAATTAGCACCAAGGTATTGCGGTGTTTCCATTTCTGGATTAAAAGTAGCAGAATCTCCTTCTTGGTTGCAACATAGATTAAGAGCCATTGGTCTTACACCAAAAAACAATGTTGTTGATGTTACCAATTACGTATTACACGAATTAGGGCAACCTCTACACGCTTTTGACGCAAATTATATAGAAGGAAACAAAATAGAAGTTAAAACGCTTAAGGCTGGTACTAAATTTACCACTTTAGATGAAGTCGAAAGAGAGCTTGATTCTGAGGACTTAATGATCTGTGATGCAGAAAAACCACTTTGTATTGCTGGAGTTTTTGGTGGAATTAATTCTGGAGTTACTGAAAAAACCACTTCAATATTCCTAGAAAGTGCCTATTTTAATCCAGTAAGTGTTCGTAAGACAGCAAAACGTCATGGCCTAAATACAGATGCTTCTTTCAGATTCGAGAGAGGTATCGATCCTAATATCACAGAGTATGCTTTAAAAAGAGCAGCTTTACTTATTCAAGAATTAGCAGGTGGAGATATTACAAGTGAAATTACCGATCTCTACCCTAAAAAGACAGAGGACTTTCAGGTGTTTTTATCTTTTGAAAATACAACAAAACTTATTGGTGAAGAACTTCCGCAAGAAACTATTAAAGATATTTTAAGTTCATTAGAAATTAAAGTAAATAGTGTCACAGAAGGTGGTTTGGGTCTTACCATTCCTGCATATCGAAACGATGTTCAACGAGAAGCAGATGTTATTGAAGAAATTCTAAGAGTATATGGTTACAATAACATTAAGTTTACACAAAAACTAAATGCATCCATCTCTAATATTGATAAATTTTCTGATCATAATATCCAAAACACCATTTCTAATCAATTAGTAGGTCAAGGATTTAATGAAATGTTAGCAAATTCTCTAACAGCTCCAGAATATATTTCTCTATCAGAACAATTAAATGCTGATAATAATGTAGAAATGCTAAACCCATTAAGTAATGACCTAGCAGTATTACGTCAGTCTTTGTTATTCTCTGGATTAGAAGCAGTTTCTTACAATATTAATAGGAAGCGCTCTGATCTTAAGTTTTTTGAGTTTGGTAAAACCTATCATAATTATGAAAGCGGAAGAATTGAAAACAAACATCTTACCCTACTAGTTACAGGAAATAAGGCAAAAGAAAGCTGGAAAGTAACACAGGAAAAAAGCGACTTCTTTTATCTAAAAGGAATCATCGAAACAATCCTTGATCGCTTAGGTATTAAAAGATCCAAAACAGCTCCAGCTAAAAATGATATTTTTTCTGAAGGAGTTTCATATAGTTTAGGAAAATCTAAATTAGTAGAATTTGGAATTGTAAAAAAATCCGTTTTAAAGCATTTTTCAATTTCTCAAGAAGTATTATTTGCAGACTTTAACTGGGATATAATATTGGAGTTTGCTAGAAGAAGTAAAATTAAATTTAGAGATATTCCTAAATTTCCAGAAGTTAAGAGAGATTTTGCACTGTTATTAGATAACACTGTTACTTTTGAAGAAATTCATACTATTGCAAAACAAACAGAAAAACAACTTCTAAAAAACATTAATTTATTTGATGTATATGAAGGGAAGAATTTGCCTGATGGTAAAAAATCATATGCTGTAAGTTTTACATTGCAAGATGAACATAAGACATTAACAGATAAGCAAATTGATAAAATCATGAATAAGCTTCAGTATAATTTTGAGAACAAATTAGGAGCAGAATTACGATAA
- a CDS encoding serine hydrolase produces the protein MENQSISKNLLYQRKLKGYTQEELSHRTTVGIRTIQRIEKGEVTPHLQTIKLLAIALEIKVEDLLPIENPKEESIQQKWLLLLHATPFLGLMIPLCNILLPVFLWIHKREDNKIYDVHGRAIINFQITMTILFLVSFIGLVTIEGVGFFLFIAVIPFCLIVMIINIVSVLNTQKFYYPLSIPFLKKNKSIKHINFLIILISIGFIGCTDNKSKQIVRLDHSIITKDSLTSKVNQLVRDANVHGIAVTVFDENQITYQKTFGYKNYDHKKRLTDSTNMYGASFSKAVFAVLVMKLAEENVIDLDTPLESYLPKKVYEYKPKTRWHDDFSSLKTDSLYHKITARMCLAHTTGFHNYRWYEPDHKLRVHFEPGTRYSYSGEGFIYLQVVLEKLLGKGLEEIAQEKIFEPLNMNHSSYQWNTSFENDFAYGHSKEGTPLKKDKDNEPRGGGTLETTTDDYSKFLEAVLQNKIISESSWSEMFKQQIRIRTLAQFGPLSHKKSDANDTIELGYGLGWGVLKSPYGIGAFKEGHGDGFQHYSILFPKAKKGIMIMTNSDNGESIFKELLEVALGDIYTPWKWQNYIPYDHKESVSGN, from the coding sequence ATGGAGAATCAATCTATTTCTAAAAACTTACTATATCAACGTAAATTAAAAGGCTACACACAGGAAGAGCTATCACATAGAACAACCGTAGGAATAAGAACTATCCAACGCATTGAAAAAGGAGAAGTAACCCCACATTTACAAACCATAAAACTATTAGCAATAGCTTTAGAAATCAAGGTAGAAGATCTCCTACCTATAGAAAACCCAAAAGAAGAATCTATACAACAAAAATGGCTATTACTATTGCACGCTACACCTTTCTTAGGACTAATGATACCTCTATGTAATATTCTATTACCCGTTTTTCTATGGATTCACAAAAGAGAAGACAATAAAATCTACGATGTACACGGAAGAGCTATTATAAACTTCCAGATAACAATGACCATATTATTCCTAGTATCATTTATTGGTTTAGTTACAATTGAAGGTGTAGGTTTCTTTCTATTTATTGCAGTTATTCCTTTTTGTCTTATTGTCATGATTATTAATATAGTTTCTGTTTTAAACACACAAAAGTTTTACTACCCTTTATCAATCCCATTTTTAAAGAAAAACAAATCGATAAAACATATCAACTTTTTGATCATTCTAATTTCGATTGGATTCATAGGATGTACTGATAACAAATCAAAGCAAATTGTTAGGCTTGACCACTCTATAATTACTAAAGATTCCTTAACCTCTAAAGTAAATCAATTAGTCCGCGATGCGAATGTACATGGCATTGCTGTAACTGTTTTTGATGAGAATCAAATAACATATCAAAAAACTTTTGGGTACAAAAATTATGACCATAAAAAAAGATTAACCGATTCTACCAATATGTACGGAGCATCTTTTAGTAAAGCAGTTTTTGCGGTGTTGGTAATGAAATTGGCAGAAGAAAATGTGATTGATTTAGATACTCCTTTAGAATCTTACTTACCAAAAAAAGTATATGAATATAAACCAAAAACCAGATGGCATGATGATTTCTCTTCTTTAAAAACAGATTCCCTATATCATAAAATTACTGCAAGGATGTGTTTGGCTCATACAACTGGTTTTCATAATTACAGATGGTACGAACCTGATCATAAATTAAGAGTTCATTTTGAACCTGGGACTCGTTATAGTTATTCTGGAGAAGGGTTTATCTATTTACAGGTAGTATTAGAAAAGCTACTTGGTAAAGGGCTTGAGGAAATAGCACAGGAAAAAATATTTGAACCATTAAACATGAATCATTCTAGTTACCAATGGAATACATCATTCGAAAATGATTTTGCATATGGTCATTCTAAAGAAGGTACTCCTCTTAAAAAAGATAAAGATAATGAACCTAGAGGTGGAGGAACGCTGGAAACTACTACAGATGATTACAGTAAATTTCTAGAAGCCGTGTTACAAAACAAAATTATTTCGGAAAGTTCATGGAGTGAAATGTTTAAACAACAAATAAGAATTCGAACACTAGCTCAGTTTGGACCTTTATCTCATAAAAAAAGTGACGCCAATGATACTATTGAACTAGGGTATGGATTAGGTTGGGGAGTTTTAAAATCCCCATATGGCATAGGTGCTTTTAAAGAAGGTCATGGTGATGGTTTTCAACATTATTCTATATTATTCCCAAAAGCTAAAAAAGGAATCATGATAATGACTAATAGTGATAATGGAGAAAGTATTTTCAAAGAATTACTGGAAGTTGCATTAGGAGATATATATACCCCTTGGAAATGGCAAAATTATATTCCTTACGACCATAAGGAAAGTGTGTCGGGAAATTAA